AAACGAAACAGGTCTTACTGGAGAGGTTGGATCCTTCTCTCGCCTCCTCCATCCGATTGGAAGAAGATTCTATGGGACCGGTTTCTTTAGCAGAGATTGAAACCGCCCAGAATGGACTACTTGAAATTTTTAAGGAATCCGTAGAATCAGGAAGAATCAAGTTCCGGAGAAAGAACTAATATGTCAAAACTAGTCTTCAAACCTATCCAAATCGCGGACATGCAGGATCAGGTAGAGCTGCAAATTCCGGACAAATATAAGAAATTCCATAGGGACGAAGACGCCGAAGAGTTCGAGGTCGACCAAGAAGGAAATATTATAGAGCAATACCAAGGCCCATCCATCGAAGAGATAGAGGCCGAGCTCAACCGTTACAAAGAAGAAACGGAAGAAAACATCAAAACAATGCTCGAGGACTCCCGCCGCAAGTCGGAAGAGATCGAGGAAGAAGGTCGTAAAAAAGCCTTCCAAATGATCCAGGATTCCAAAGAGAAGATCAAACTCGAAGAGGATTCAGGTAAGGCCAAAGCGGAACAGATCTTGGAAAGAGCCAAGATGGAAGCCGAAAGAATGATCAAAGAAGCCGAGATGAAAACGGCAGAGATCGAACATGAGGCTTACTTAAAAGGATTCGAAGCAGGAAGAGAGGTAGGTTTTAGAAAGGGACAAGGAGAAGTCCGACGCCTCATCGACCGTCTCGGAACCATCGTAGGTAAAGCCATCGATATCCGCGCTGAACTCATCCAGGCATCCGAAAAGCAGATGGTGGAGATGATCCTTATCATCGCTCGTAAGATCATTAAAGATGAGATCATCGAGCGTAAAGAAATCGTACTCAATAATATCAGAGAAGCCCTAAAACGTATCAAGGATAGGGACCGTGTGGATATCCGGGTCAACTTTGCCGACTTGGAAATCACCACTGCCCACAAAGACGAACTTATCAAACTTATGGAGTCTCTTCGTAAGGTCAATATCTACGAAGACTCTCGCGTCGACAGAGGAGGAGTCATCATCGAGACAGATGTTGGTGCCATCGACGCAAGGATCTC
Above is a genomic segment from Leptospira johnsonii containing:
- the fliH gene encoding flagellar assembly protein FliH, producing the protein MSKLVFKPIQIADMQDQVELQIPDKYKKFHRDEDAEEFEVDQEGNIIEQYQGPSIEEIEAELNRYKEETEENIKTMLEDSRRKSEEIEEEGRKKAFQMIQDSKEKIKLEEDSGKAKAEQILERAKMEAERMIKEAEMKTAEIEHEAYLKGFEAGREVGFRKGQGEVRRLIDRLGTIVGKAIDIRAELIQASEKQMVEMILIIARKIIKDEIIERKEIVLNNIREALKRIKDRDRVDIRVNFADLEITTAHKDELIKLMESLRKVNIYEDSRVDRGGVIIETDVGAIDARISTQLKEIEEAIRNAEPI